The nucleotide window GCCCCGGGGGTCTGAGGGGCCTGGCCGCTGAGCCTGGGGCTCTTCTCTGGCTTCCGGGGAGGTGGTGGGTTCCTCCCTACACctctcccgtgtgtgtgtgtgtgtgtgtgtgtgtgtgtgtgtgtgtgtgtgtatcctagcCGGGAGGGTCCAGGTCtggcgggtggggggcgggccCTGGGTCTCTAACGCGTCCCTTGACCATTTTTTCAACCAAAAAATTCAGGCCTGTGAACTGACTCAGGAGAGAACATTTGCCATCGGGATGGCTTCCCCTCACAAATCTATGGTGTTTGGTGGATTCAGACAGACCTGGCGTAGTAGcttggtgaccttgagcaaggggCTCAACCCCTCTGAGCTGCTTCTGCAAAGCAGGGTTCTCTGAGGTAGCCCCAGGCGACCCTGAAGCcggctctccccgcccccctcagtGGGTAAAGCCCTAGACATGCATTAGACCTCACTACGCCTCACCGTGGCCCTGTGAGGCAGGTGATTATTACTCCTTTGGatagatggggaaaccgaggctgaAAAGGGCGACGTAAGTTACCCAAGAGCAACTTGCATGAAATTGAGATGCGAGCcacatctgtctttctccatctatTTCGGGCTCACTGTAACCTAACAGCACTGTGAGAATTAAGAGGGAGCTTATATGCTAATTGCCTGGCACACTCctaatgttctttcttctttcctcccctcctttcttcagGAGGTTTGGGGCTGGGACCCCAGAGACCTAGGTGCAAGGGAAGTGGGCTGAGGCCAGGCCAGGGCTCCCCTCCCTCTGCAGAGCCCAGGATGCCCCTCGGCTGCAGCAGCTTCTGAGCTCATGGAGCCCTCAGCCACCCCAGGGGCCCAGACGGGGACCCCCACTGGTGGTGGGGAACCATCACCGTCACCGGTGCCTCCTGACTACGAAGACGAGTTCCTGCGCTATCTGTGGCGCGATTATCTGTACCCGAAGCAGTACGAGTGGGTCCTCATCGCTGCCTACGTGGCTGTGTTCCTTGTGGCCCTGGTGGGCAACACGCTGGGTAGGTGTTGAGGTTCCTGGGTGCTGCGGATTTCCCTTGGGGACTGGAAGGGGTCCTGggcctcacttctctctctccccctcccctaccttCCCTTGGCTGGGTAGTGTGGGGGATGGTTTGGGTAGCGTGGGTGGGGGGGTTGGTAGGGGAGAGACACTGGCTAGGATGGGCGTGGCTCTGCCCCTGGcttcacctcctcctcttcttcccacctccccacctgccctgcaGTCTGCCTGGCCGTGTGGAGGAACCACCACATGAGGACGGTCACCAACTACTTCATTGTCAACCTGTCCCTGGCTGACGTGCTGGTGACAGCCATCTGCCTGCCAGCCAGCCTGCTGGTGGACATCACTGAGTCCTGGCTCTTCGGTCATGCCCTCTGCAAGGTCATCCCCTATCTCCAGGTGAGCTCTGCCCGGGTGCTGCTCGTCACCCCTCTGTCATCCCAAGTCCAGAAACCACGGCCTTGCCTAGACCTCAGTGACCCTCAGACTTGCCTTTCAGACAGGACACGGTGGCTCGGTTCCTCTGCACTGTCATTCTCTATTATCAGCGGGGACAGGCCATGAGGCCTGACACTTGAGGACACAGACACAGCCCCACACACTCCCCCTGCAGAGATCTCCTCCTGGTCACACCCGcagacccccccacacacacacccatgtgtGGACACATGTACAGTCACCTCCAggtgcctgggacacagtggaggagagaggcacAAGCCCGTGGTGACAGACGCAGATGCACGCTGAGCCTGTTCTTTGATTTCAAGGGGGCTGGTTTGCGGGGGTCGCTGGAAAGTATCCCCCCTCCCCTACCATCCCTGGCCAGGGCCTTCCCTCCCCCAGAGGTGGGAATCAGGATGTCCAGATGGGGTTGGTGGGGTGGAAAGAGGGCTGACCAGAGGCCAGAATGGCCCCTCAGCTGCACCCCTCGACCCTGTCCTCGTACCCCAGAGCGCAGGGGGGGTGCTCTCCTGGAGGCAGTGCCCACCTTCACCTCTGGCCTAGGCTTGTGTCTGCCTCCCAGGATGAGGCTCTTTCCTAACGGCCCGGGGAAGGGATGGCCTCCTGGGCAGAGAGAAATGCCTCTCGGATTTCCATCATTTTCAGGTCTTCCGCTCAATGGATTAACCCCGGCAACCCTGAGAATAAAgacagggtgggtgggtgggggggagcggtGAGGACATTCACctcaggcaaattatttaacctttctgtgcctcagtgtcgtCATCTGTGACACGGGGGTGCGAGTACACATCACGGGGTTGTGGCGAGGATAAAGAGAACGGTGGCACGGAGTAGTTTCCATGAGCCTAAGTTATTATTCATCGTCGAGGAGCACCCAGTAGGGGCCAGGTCTCGACCTGGACGTTTTCCATCCATGATTTCATGGATTCTCATAAGAATCCTTCCAGGTGGATGACTTGGTCCCATCCTGCAGatgaggctcagggagggtgAGTGATCTACCCACACGCGCCCAGCCAGTGAGTGGCGCGGTCAGGACGCGCACCACCCCTGGCTGCCTGGTATTTCGGGGCTCGGAGCCCCGTCCCTCACCCCACGTCTGTGGGTGGCCCCCCAGAAGGCTGACGTCCTGTCCCCATGGGGCAGGCCGTGTCTGTGTCTGTGGCAGTGCTGACTCTCAGCTTCATCGCCCTGGACCGCTGGTATGCCATCTGCCACCCGCTGTTGTTCAAGAGCACCGCCCGGCGTGCCCGTGGCTCCATCCTGGGTATCTGGGCTGTGTCACTGGCTGTCATGGTGCCCCAGGCCGCCGTCATGGAATGCCGCAGCGTGCTCCCCGAGCTAGCCAACCGCACCCGGCTCTTCTCGGTCTGTGATGAACACTGGGCAGGTAACGGCGGGAGCCTTGAGCAGGCATCGCTGAAGTGGGCACCTCTGGGGCACATACCCCTAGGGCAGGTGTCTGTCCGTGTACTTCTGGGGTGGGCTCCCCCAGGGTGGGTGTCTCCCAAAAGGACACCCTGGAGTAACCTTCTACCGGCTACCCTCCCAGGGTGAGTATAACCCCTTCATGGATGCCATAGAACAGCCACCTACCAGGGTGGGTACCTCCTCGAGTCTAGACATCTGCTAGGAGTCCCTCCAGAATGGACACCCCCAGGCCGGGCAGCTGCGGGGTCTCTCTGCCACGGAGTCTGTATCAGGCCCTGGCACTTGCTTGGGCTCCATGGCTCTAGTTGGGGGAGGGTGGCATTGCTAAGCACGACAAGCTGGACGCTCCCACAGTGGGTCCAGCCCTTTTATCTCTTGACCCCTACAGATGACCTCTATCCCAAGATCTACCACAGTTGCTTCTTCATTGTCACCTACCTGGCCCCGCTGGGCCTCATGGCCATGGCCTATTTCCAGATCTTCCGCAAGCTCTGGGGCCGCCAGGTGAGGCCCACTCTGGTGTCACTGTCCgggctgggaggggaagggggtacTGGTCTAAGGGAATAGACAGTCCTGTGCTTTCAGAACATGCCATCCTGGCTGCAACCAGAGAAAGGCAAGGCCTAGGGACATGGCAAGGTCAAGGCCAAAGTGCTAGTGCCTCCCCTGGAACCGGATAGTGACTAATATCAGTTTCAGTATCTAATAGCTAATCATCGTTCTAGTAGCAGGAATGTCTTCACAACCATCTCAGCTGACCAACAGCAGGTTCTGTCTGGGGTGGAGTGTGGGGGAGAGAATTGCCCAGAAGTTCCTGGCACCAGCAGGACCAAGTTCTGGGTCCCGTGCTTGGGCAATGAGAGGATACAGACCAGAACGTGACCAGCCCGCAGTCTGCCAGCACTTAACCGTCCACCCCTAACAGCTCCCCAGTCAGGATGGCGAGAGTCACTGTGCTCATctaatggatgagaaaactgaggctcagagaaggaaagcGAGTCGATCGAGGAAGGTCACGTAACTCGCGGGTGGCTGAGCTGGCCCTAGACCCCCAGTTTCCTGAGCTGTAGCCCCGCACCCCTCTGGTGGGGGGTGATCTAGGTGTCCAGTAGTGTGAGACTTCAAGGATATCTATGGCTGCTCTGGGAGCCTGCAACGCTCGTAGGCTTCCGGGCACTGACCTAGGCAGGGACTGTGCTCTGAGGTCCAGGCCATTCCGAGCTGCCCACCTGCTCACCCCTTGCCCAGGCCTCCCCACAATCAGGCACAGGCCAGGGGGAGGCACAACTCACCCCCTGCCCTTACCCCCACAACAGGAGCTGATGATCTAGAGTCTTCtgcctctctgagtttcagttgcATCATTTTTAACTAAGGGCCAGTGACACCTTCCCAGAAGGCACGTTGTGGGTGGGCTCACAATGAACTAATGGAAAGTGAAAGTGCATTGTTCACCCTCCAGTCCGGAGTGTCAGTCTTCGTCGTGAATATTAGGTTTCTTCGCATGGCGGCGAGAGCGTTTGTTCCCTTCGCCCACCTGCACCCTGCCCCAGGGtccaccctgggggggggggcgggacccAGCAAAGGGGAAGGCCCCTCCCCGGGAGCTCCGCCCACCGCCACCATCTCTGTGTGTGCTGGACAGATCCCTGGCACCACCTCGGCCCTGGTGAGGAACTGGAAGCGGCCCTCAGACCAGTCGGAGGACCAGGGACAgggccccagcacagagccccagcctCGGGCCCGGGCCTTCCTGGCCGAGGTGAAGCAGGTGCGAGCTCGCAGGAAGACGGCCAAGATGCTGATGGTGGTGCTGTTGGTGTTTGCCCTCTGCTACCTGCCCATCAGTGTCCTCAATGTCCTCAAGAGGTGAGAGCACAAGGGGGGGGTGCGTGTGGGCCCGGAGGAAGAGGCTCTCTCTGCTTTGCAGGAAGACCGGCTCGGGCACTCACCCACGGTGTGGCCTTGGGGTGGGTCATCTCTCTTCTCCGAGCCTCCGAACCTCAAGTTCTCATCTGTATAACGCGAATAACAGTTCTGGCCTGCCAGGGCTATTGTGAAGATTCTTCCGTCTAGTCACCCAGCCATCTGATCGCAGGGGCTGGGAACAGTGACCACAggacaaagtccctgccctcgtgGAGGCTACATCtagcaggagagagaaataagTCTCTATTGTACTGGCAGGCAGTGAGACTACtatgaagacaaataaaataggGAGAGAGGAGAGCGATGGTGACAGGAGTTGGTgcggttgtgtgtgtgtgtgtgtgtgtgtgttttaagatacgatctttaaaaaaaaaaagctcatctGAAGAAATGACATCTGGCAGAGATCTGAAGGAAGGGAGAGACCGAGGGACGAGGCCCCACAGGCGTCTGGAGGGACAGGGCTCGAAGCGGAGGGAAGACGGGGCTTGGCACGTGAGGGGCCGCAGGGTGCAGGGAAGGAGCGCGGGCTGCTCGTCGGGAGCCGATCTCAGTGTGAGTTTGTGCTTGGCGGCTGccgggctgtgtgaccttgggcaaatcactttccctttctgagccttggttttcttgtcttttagatGAGGGTAGCGACTCCTGCCCCACctgcgcgcatgcacacacatctaCCCCATTTCTGACTGTGGTCCCCTCGGCCCTAGGGTGTTTGGGATGTTCCGCCAAGCCAGTGACCGAGAGGCCGTCTACGCCTGCTTCACCTTCTCCCACTGGCTGGTCTATGCCAACAGCGCAGCCAATCCCATCATCTACAACTTCCTCAGTGGTGAGTGGGCTGGGGAGGCGGGGCGACCGAGGGTGGCAGCGGTGCCCAGGACAACAGGCTGCCAACCCCCAATCCAGGCTGAATAAAGGGATggcccctgctccctcctgggGATCGTCGTGAGCTTGCTCTGGGAACCCGCATCAGGAAAGACTCGGCCCTGCCCAGGAGCCCTGGTCTGAGTGGAAGGCGGGCCTCACTCCCACCGGCGGCCCGGATCCAGTTGTACAGATTATGCAgaccagggagggggtgggaaaggcAGGGGCTAGGCCAGCTCACCTCCACCCCCGCCTGGTGCCTGCACAGCGGGACCTCCAGTCGGCCGGTCTGGCCAACACAGGCTCCAGAAGGAGCCAGGCCTGTGGGAAGAGGTGCCGGGAGTGCCTGCCTGGGAGGGTGACTGTGTAACCCAGTCATCGGGGGAAGGGAGGGTCACCAGCAGAGACGGGCCAGGAAGGGGTTTCCCTGTGCCCAGCTAGACAGGTACAGGCAGAGTGGCCAGAATACAGCGGGGTTTTCCCTGGATCCACCTGCCCCCAAGACCAGCCATGTTGTCCCCTCTCTGGAAGTCCCCGCGTCTCCACTCCCCCAGCCGTACCCCAGGCCACTCCCCTCCGCACCCCTCGCTGGGACCTCTGCACCCCTCGCTGGACCTCCCAGTCCCGGGATGGTAACACCTCCACCCTCGGACCCACCTGGGTTCAGCAGAAGAGTGGCTCATGAGACGTCTGGCCCCAGAACTAGGCCTAACAAACTGGTCCCGGTGGCTGTTCAAGCCTGGGCACAAGTAATCTTTGAGAAAAGGTTGAAAGGCTGAAGAAGGAGGGGCCAGGGGTCTGTACCACAACCCTCATTGAGACTGAAGAAGTATTCCCGGAGCTCAGAGGGCAGAACAGAAGAGATAAGGGCTGCGGCAGAGGCGGCAGCAGACTTCTTGCTGGGCGTTTCCTGTCTGGGTTGcattaactgagcacctactgtgtgcccagcccTCCACTGGGGCCCCACAGAAGCATGGTCAAGGAGGTTTCTGCTCCGGACATAATCTATTTCCCTGGTGTCCCTTGGCTGACCGAGGTGGCAGTGGTAGTCCCTCCTTCCCTACTCTGTCCTCCCCTTGAAGCGAAGGGCTCTGGAATGAGAACCAGGCCTGAACTCTGGCTgggtgacctcgggcaagtctCTGCACCTCTATGCAGCTCCCCTGTGAGGTGAGGATAAAAGCTGCCAGCCTCTCAGGGTGCTGGGatgagaggggggcgggggggaggcaggggtgccCGGCACCGTGCTTTGTGCAGGCTGCTGCTGTTCTTTCCATCACCATGGGGCACAGGTAGGGAAAGCCTAGCCCCGGCTGGGGGGCCTGAGCCCCTCCACCTACTCGCCAAGGAGGGCAGAGGTGGCCCCAGGCCCCTGAGCCAGACACCACGTTTTGAGCCCGGCTCAGAGCCAGAGCGCAGTCAAGGAATCAGATGAAAATTGCATTTCTCCTTGGGAACTGCTCCAGGGCCTCTGTCCTCACTCTCCCTGGCAGTGACGAGGTCGCCTTCGGGCTTTCTCCATCCCAGCTCTGCTCCGCCCTCCCGCCCCCTCACAGGCAGCTTGGCTGGAGCTGCGTGGGTGTCCCTGGGCCCAAGGCCCTTCCTGCTTCGTCCATCTCCTTATGGCTGTGTCTTCTGTCTCCAACCAAGGCAAATTCCGGGAGCAGTTTAAGGCCGCCTTCTCCTGCTGCCTGCCTGGCCTGGGTCCCTGCGGCTCTCCGAAGGCCCCCAGCCCCCGCTCCTCTGCCAGCCACAAGTCCTTTTCCTTGCACAGCCGGTGCTCCGTCTCCAAAGTCCCTGAGCACGTGGTGCTCACCAGTGTCACCACGGTGCTGCCCTGAGCGAGGGCTGCCCTGGTGGCGGCAGGGTGTGCAAGCCTTGGGCTTGCTCCTCTGGCTCCTGGGGGACCCACCTCCTCGTGGAGACTGCTGGATGCAGGGGGGAGGCTGGGGCTCCAGACCTGGTTTTCTGCCTGTTTAACTCTGGGCAAGTaacttcccttctctgagccctgTCTCCTAAGCAGGATTGATGGGAGGATTAAGCATGCTCGAGAAAGCGGAAAGCCTTTTGTAGATTGGGAAGTGTCATGGATAGGATTATCATATTCCTCTCGAGTGGCTGTGCCCCACGGTACCATCCATCCCCATCGTCCTTCCGCAGCCTGGCCTTCCTCCCAAAGATCCCCCTCCCACCCAATCACAGGCCTTCCCTGGAGTCTGCTGTAAGGGTCCCGGCAGGCATTCCCATCTGGCCGAGTGGCTCTGGCTAAAGCCCAGTTGTTCTGAGGCCCGTGCGAACTAATCTGGGTCCTTCCAGCCTTCCCCCAGCGGGAACAGAGCCCCGTCCTCACCAGGCGCCCGGTGCACACACCATAGACTGGACTCTGTTGGCTTTCTGGTGTGATAGAACACTCTCCATGTGGCCATTTGGCATGGAGGCCAGCAGCCTGAAGCAATTGTAATTAAAAGCCTGGCACTGAATGTTCCCTTTCCTTGTCATTGCACAAAATCTGTGCTGCCTaggtgaggagagagaaggtgggggagcttgggggaggggagcagacagGCAGCACTGGAATGCTAGTATCTGCTGAccgctcccaccccccacccccaacacgcTGGATCCCAGAGGGGCTCCTAGCCAGGATTCAGAGCGCACGCGGTGCCGCCCCCTCAGGCGGTGCCAACCCTCCAATGCCCAGGACCCGGATCCTTGACACATCTGTCTGCTTCTGGGCCTGGCGGCCTCTGGGAGGTAAGGGAGATGGCGGCAGCAGTGTGCGGGGCGGGGAGCGGTGGGCAGACAGCAGGGTTCACAGACTGATTTACTGTTACCTTCCCCTTCTTGGAAATCGGGCTCGCGTTTACTTTCTCTGAACTCAcaggataaaaagagaaagccGCAGACATGCTCCGTCTGCCACCAGGATGATTAGAGGGCTGCCAGAGGCCCCGATCCCCGTTGCCAGAGCAGGAAGTGGAGTGCAGTCTGAAGCACCGCTCTG belongs to Felis catus isolate Fca126 chromosome C1, F.catus_Fca126_mat1.0, whole genome shotgun sequence and includes:
- the HCRTR1 gene encoding orexin receptor type 1 gives rise to the protein MEPSATPGAQTGTPTGGGEPSPSPVPPDYEDEFLRYLWRDYLYPKQYEWVLIAAYVAVFLVALVGNTLVCLAVWRNHHMRTVTNYFIVNLSLADVLVTAICLPASLLVDITESWLFGHALCKVIPYLQAVSVSVAVLTLSFIALDRWYAICHPLLFKSTARRARGSILGIWAVSLAVMVPQAAVMECRSVLPELANRTRLFSVCDEHWADDLYPKIYHSCFFIVTYLAPLGLMAMAYFQIFRKLWGRQIPGTTSALVRNWKRPSDQSEDQGQGPSTEPQPRARAFLAEVKQVRARRKTAKMLMVVLLVFALCYLPISVLNVLKRVFGMFRQASDREAVYACFTFSHWLVYANSAANPIIYNFLSGKFREQFKAAFSCCLPGLGPCGSPKAPSPRSSASHKSFSLHSRCSVSKVPEHVVLTSVTTVLP